Proteins co-encoded in one Prunus persica cultivar Lovell chromosome G6, Prunus_persica_NCBIv2, whole genome shotgun sequence genomic window:
- the LOC18775591 gene encoding probable inactive receptor-like protein kinase At3g56050, with the protein MNRRWRFDGLEEHRMGVVVVMVFLLLFHHLLSPCWSLNVEGLALLRFRDRVVRDPYGALSNWNKDGGEDDPCSWFGVECSDGKVVILNLKDLCLGGALAPELGKLAYIKSIILRNNSFSGNIPKEIAELMELEVLDLGYNNFSGPFPSDFSNNPSLTTLLLDNNRFLGCISPQLHELKMLSECQEDQDQLTDATCLTLSMSRSTSWNTAQPEDTAYRRLQQVADEKEPSRVRRAKGNEHGLLSTSASPSSSPPLNQPSSPSPLPFSVSMPPSLFSSPSSNSPLPSPSSNSPSASPSSSFLTPSPSSLVAPTPASPVPINPPTTVSPAPLSNQEPMPSPASSPSQGVKTSSSKSRHRVVMICAGIVGCSLFILMSVIGIILVRSSKVVTVKPWVTGLSGQLQKAFVSGVPKLNRSELEAACEDFSNIIGSFSDGNVYKGTLSSGVEIAVTCITMTSAVDWSKNLEAQFRKKIETLSKVNHKNFVNLIGYCEEEKPFTRMMVFEYAPNGTLFEHLHIKEAEHLDWGMRLRIAMGMAYCLEYMHQLTPPIAQKNLLSSSVYLTEDYAAKISDFTFLNEVTAAKMGSADKKLRENMSADPESNVYSFGVILFEMITGRTPYSVENGSLVDWAAHYMKGDKSLREIVDPTLKSFQEEELGELFQVIKDCVHPEPKQRPKMTEITGRLKEITAMGPDGAIPKLSPLWWAELEIMSTEGS; encoded by the exons ATGAATCGAAGGTGGAGATTTGATGGGTTAGAGGAGCACCGGATgggtgtggtggtggtgatggtgttTCTTCTACTGTTTCATCATCTTCTCAGCCCATGTTGGTCTCTCAACGTTGAAG GTTTGGCCTTGCTGAGGTTCAGGGACAGAGTGGTCAGAGACCCTTACGGGGCTTTGTCAAATTGGAACAAGGATGGTGGAGAAGACGACCCTTGTTCTTGGTTTGGGGTCGAGTGCTCGGATGGAAAAGTGGTCATTTT GAATTTGAAAGATCTTTGTCTTGGAGGAGCATTGGCCCCTGAACTAGGGAAGCTGGCTTACATAAAATCTAT TATTTTGCGCAATAATTCTTTTTCTGGAAACATTCCAAAAGAGATTGCAGAGTTAATGGAGCTGGAGGTTTTGGACTTGGGATATAATAACTTTAGTGGACCATTTCCATCTGACTTCAGCAACAATCCGTCTCTAACTACCCT TTTACTTGACAATAACAGATTTCTCGGTTGCATATCTCCTCAACTCCATGAGCTGAAGATGCTTTCTGAATGCCAGGAAGATCAGGATCAGCTAACAGATGCTACTTGCCTGACACTGTCTATGAGCAGATCTACCAGCTG gAACACTGCCCAACCTGAAGATACAGCTTACCGCAGGCTGCAGCAGGTGGCAGATGAGAAAGAGCCATCCAGAGTCAGAAGGGCTAAAGGAAATGAACACGGTTTGTTATCAACATCAGCTTCACCATCTTCCTCACCACCACTTAATCAGCCTTCTTCACCATCTCCATTACCATTTTCAGTCTCAATGCCACCCTCACTATTTTCATCACCATCGTCAAATTCCCCTTTACCATCACCATCGTCAAATTCCCCTTCAGCATCTCCCTCAAGCAGCTTTCTGACCCCTTCACCCTCGTCTTTGGTAGCACCAACTCCAGCCTCTCCAGTCCCAATAAATCCACCAACTACTGTTTCTCCAGCACCACTGTCCAATCAAGAACCAATGCCTTCCCCTGCTTCAAGTCCAAGTCAAGGGGTTAAGACTAGTTCTTCCAAGTCAAGGCATCGCGTAGTTATGATTTGTGCAGGCATTGTTGGCTGTTCTTTGTTCATTTTAATGTCAGTTATTGGCATTATTCTCGTCCGCAGCAGTAAAGTTGTTACCGTGAAACCCTGGGTCACAGGGTTAAGTGGGCAGTTGCAGAAAGCATTTGTATCAG GTGTACCAAAGCTCAACCGATCAGAACTTGAGGCAGCTTGTGAAGATTTCAGTAACATAATTGGATCCTTTTCAGATGGCAACGTGTATAAGGGAACTCTTTCAAGTGGGGTTGAAATAGCGGTGACATGTATCACTATGACATCTGCTGTAGACTGGTCTAAAAACTTGGAGGCTCAGTTCAGAAAGAAG atAGAAACATTGTCCAAAGTGAACCACAAGAACTTTGTAAACCTTATTGGGTATTGTGAAGAAGAGAAACCATTCACAAGAATGATGGTGTTTGAATATGCTCCAAATGGAACACTCTTTGAGCATCTACATA TAAAAGAAGCGGAGCACTTGGACTGGGGAATGAGACTACGGATAGCCATGGGAATGGCATACTGTCTAGAGTATATGCACCAACTGACTCCACCAATAGCTCAGAAGAACTTGCTATCATCCTCTGTATACCTGACTGAAGACTATGCAGCCAAAATATCAGATTTTACCTTCTTGAATGAAGTGACTGCAGCAAAGATGGGATCTGCTGACAAGAAGCTCCGTGAAAATATGTCTGCAGATCCAGAAAGCAATGTCTACAGCTTCGGGGTTATATTGTTCGAAATGATTACTGGTAGGACCCCATACTCTGTGGAAAATGGTTCTCTTGTAGACTGGGCAGCACACTATATGAAAGGGGATAAATCTTTACGAGAAATAGTTGATCCTACCTTAAAATCTTTCCAAGAAGAAGAGCTAGGAGAATTGTTTCAAGTGATAAAAGATTGTGTCCATCCTGAACCGAAACAAAGACCGAAAATGACGGAGATCACAGGCAGGTTAAAAGAAATCACAGCCATGGGCCCTGATGGAGCCATACCAAAATTGTCACCTCTTTGGTGGGCAGAACTTGAAATTATGTCAACAGAAGGAAGTTGA
- the LOC18772048 gene encoding ethylene-overproduction protein 1 isoform X2 gives MRGLKLLDRFTSTQVHALNPTDTSNGKTHVGVSRAKLNSHLIKSFGSNSKPKSFNSLSVTEALLLPYGLPATDLLEPSIEPHLKPTEFVEILADLYHRLENCSSQSDKSLLSIEQYSLLRNLGDPKLLRRCLRAARQNAVDVNSKVVLSAWLRFERREDELVGMSAMACSGQVLECPKVALVSGFDPNLVSGHCQCDHDPSKAVNMLIFEGNECVSLEEEEEESDVSFCIGNVEINCARCKIASLSSPFEAMLYGCFKESKKGKIDFSENGISVKGMRAVEMYSRTRRLDLFSPEIVVELLSFANRFCCEEMKSACDAYLASLVDNIDDALVLIEYGLEEMAYLLVAACLQVLLRGLPSSLYNPKVMKFLCSSKVGERLAMAGHGFLLYYFLSHVAMEESMVSKTTVMLLERLEECTTERWQKTLVLHQLGCVLLERREFKDAQFRFLAAAKAGHVYSVAGVARTKYKQGQQYSAYTLMSSIISEYKPAGWMYQERALYNIGKEKILDLSTATELDPTLLFPYKYRAVAKAEEKQIRAAILEIDRTVRFKLSPDCIELRAWFFIALEDYESALRDIRVLLTLEPNYMMFHGKVSGDYLVELLSHRVKQLSQADCWMHLYDQWSSVDDIGSLAIIHQMLGHNPGKSLIQFRQSLLLLRLNCQKAAMRSLRLARNNSGSEHERLVYEGWILYDTGNREEALSKAEKSIHIQRSFEAFFLKAYALADTSLDSESSSYVIQLLEEALKCPSDGLRKGQALNNLGSIYVDCGKLDKAVDCYMSALDIKHTRAHQGLARVYHLKNQRKAAYDEMTKLIEKAQNNASAYEKRSEYCDPEMAKTDLNMATQLDPLRTYPYRYRAAVLMDEQKESEAVEELTKAIAFKPDLQILHLRAAFHESIGDVSSALQDCQAALCMDPNHTDTLDLYNRARD, from the exons ATGCGTGGTCTAAAGCTTTTAGACCGATTCACAAGTACCCAAGTCCACGCTCTCAATCCTACAGACACCTCCAATGGTAAAACCCATGTTGGTGTTTCAAGAGCTAAGCTTAACAGTCACCTGATTAAATCTTTTGGGtcaaattcaaagcccaaaaGTTTCAACTCACTCTCTGTGACTGAAGCTCTTCTGCTGCCTTATGGACTTCCTGCAACTGACCTGCTTGAACCCTCCATAGAGCCTCACCTCAAGCCCACTGAATTTGTTGAAATCTTAGCTGACCTCTATCACCGCTTAGAGAATTGCTCGTCTCAATCTGATAAATCTTTGTTATCTATTGAGCAGTATTCTCTCTTGCGCAATCTTGGTGACCCCAAGCTGCTTCGCCGGTGTCTTCGTGCTGCTCGTCAAAATGCTGTTGATGTAAACTCTAAGGTTGTGCTTTCGGCTTGGTTGAGGTTTGAGAGGAGAGAGGATGAGCTTGTGGGTATGTCAGCTATGGCTTGTAGTGGGCAAGTTCTTGAGTGTCCTAAGGTTGCTTTGGTAAGTGGGTTTGATCCAAATTTGGTTTCTGGTCATTGCCAATGTGATCATGACCCCAGTAAAGCAGTCAATATGCTTATTTTTGAGGGCAATGAGTGTGTGAgtttggaggaggaggaggaggaaagtGATGTTTCATTTTGTATTGGCAATGTAGAAATCAATTGTGCAAGGTGTAAAATTGCATCGCTTTCTAGTCCTTTTGAGGCTATGTTGTATGGATGTTTCAAAGAATCAAAAAAGGGTAAGATTGATTTTTCGGAAAATGGGATATCTGTGAAGGGAATGAGAGCTGTGGAAATGTATAGTAGGACTAGGAGATTGGACTTGTTTAGTCCTGAGATTGTTGTGGAGTTACTTTCTTTTGCAAATAGGTTCTGTTGTGAGGAGATGAAGTCTGCTTGTGATGCTTATTTAGCTTCACTGGTTGATAACATTGATGATGCATTGGTTCTTATTGAGTATGGTTTGGAGGAGATGGCATATCTTCTTGTAGCTGCCTGCTTGCAGGTATTGCTGAGAGGGCTTCCCAGTTCTCTGTATAATCCGAAGGTGATGAAATTTCTTTGTAGCTCCAAGGTCGGGGAGAGATTGGCCATGGCAGGGCATGGATTCTTGTTGTATTATTTTCTAAGCCATGTGGCTATGGAGGAAAGTATGGTATCTAAGACAACTGTGATGCTATTGGAGAGATTGGAAGAATGTACAACCGAGAGGTGGCAGAAAACACTTGTGTTGCATCAATTGGGTTGTGTTTTGCTTGAGAGAAGAGAGTTTAAGGATGCCCAGTTTCGTTTTCTGGCTGCAGCTAAGGCAGGACATGTTTATTCAGTGGCTGGTGTTGCAAGGACCAAATACAAACAGGGGCAGCAGTATTCAGCATATACATTGATGAGCTCTATTATCTCTGAGTATAAACCCGCTGGGTGGATGTACCAGGAACGTGCCCTCTATAACATTGGGAAGGAGAAGATTTTGGATTTGAGCACTGCAACTGAATTAGATCCCACTCTTTTATTTCCATATAAATATAGAGCTGTCGCAAAGGCGGAGGAGAAGCAAATTAGAGCAGCTATTTTGGAGATTGATAGAACTGTTAGGTTTAAGCTCTCACCTGACTGCATTGAATTACGGGCTTGGTTCTTCATCGCACTTGAAGATTATGAAAGTGCTCTCCGAGATATCCGTGTGTTACTAACTTTAGAACCCAATTACATGATGTTTCATGGAAAGGTTAGTGGGGATTACTTGGTTGAGCTTCTCAGCCATCGGGTTAAGCAATTGAGTCAAGCTGATTGCTGGATGCACCTATATGATCAGTGGTCGTCTGTTGATGACATTGGATCTCTGGCAATCATACATCAGATGTTGGGACATAACCCTGGAAAGAGTCTCATTCAGTTTCGGCAATCTTTGCTTCTTTTACG GTTAAATTGTCAGAAGGCTGCAATGCGCAGTTTGCGGTTGGCAAGAAATAATTCTGGATCTGAGCATGAGAGGCTGGTCTATGAAGGATGGATTTTATATGACACTGGAAATCGTGAAGAAGCTCTCTCAAAGGCAGAAAAGTCAATTCACATTCAGAGGTCATTTGAAGCTTTTTTCCTTAAAGCATATGCATTGGCAGATACTAGCCTGGACTCTGAATCATCATCTTATGTTATTCAACTGCTGGAGGAAGCTCTTAAATGTCCTTCAGATGGTCTTCGTAAAGGACAG GCACTAAATAACTTGGGGAGTATATATGTGGATTGTGGTAAGCTGGATAAGGCTGTGGACTGCTACATGAGTGCTCTTGACATCAAACATACAAGAGCTCATCAAGGGTTGGCACGTGTTTATCATCTTAAAAATCAACGAAAAGCCGCATATGATGAGATGACCAAGCtaatagagaaagcacaaaacAATGCATCAGCTTACGAAAAACGGTCAGAGTACTGTGATCCCGAGATGGCAAAGACTGATCTCAATATGGCAACACAATTGGATCCGTTGAGGACATACCCATACAGATACCGGGCAGCAG TTCTGATGGATGAACAAAAGGAGTCTGAAGCTGTAGAAGAGCTTACAAAGGCCATTGCTTTCAAGCCTGACTTGCAAATACTTCATCTTCGAGCTGCATTTCATGAGTCAATTGGAGATGTAAGCTCTGCTCTCCAAGATTGTCAAGCAGCTCTCTGCATGGACCCCAACCACACAGACACTCTTGATTTGTATAATCGGGCACGGGACTGA
- the LOC18772048 gene encoding ethylene-overproduction protein 1 isoform X1, producing MQKIYCHLDMRGLKLLDRFTSTQVHALNPTDTSNGKTHVGVSRAKLNSHLIKSFGSNSKPKSFNSLSVTEALLLPYGLPATDLLEPSIEPHLKPTEFVEILADLYHRLENCSSQSDKSLLSIEQYSLLRNLGDPKLLRRCLRAARQNAVDVNSKVVLSAWLRFERREDELVGMSAMACSGQVLECPKVALVSGFDPNLVSGHCQCDHDPSKAVNMLIFEGNECVSLEEEEEESDVSFCIGNVEINCARCKIASLSSPFEAMLYGCFKESKKGKIDFSENGISVKGMRAVEMYSRTRRLDLFSPEIVVELLSFANRFCCEEMKSACDAYLASLVDNIDDALVLIEYGLEEMAYLLVAACLQVLLRGLPSSLYNPKVMKFLCSSKVGERLAMAGHGFLLYYFLSHVAMEESMVSKTTVMLLERLEECTTERWQKTLVLHQLGCVLLERREFKDAQFRFLAAAKAGHVYSVAGVARTKYKQGQQYSAYTLMSSIISEYKPAGWMYQERALYNIGKEKILDLSTATELDPTLLFPYKYRAVAKAEEKQIRAAILEIDRTVRFKLSPDCIELRAWFFIALEDYESALRDIRVLLTLEPNYMMFHGKVSGDYLVELLSHRVKQLSQADCWMHLYDQWSSVDDIGSLAIIHQMLGHNPGKSLIQFRQSLLLLRLNCQKAAMRSLRLARNNSGSEHERLVYEGWILYDTGNREEALSKAEKSIHIQRSFEAFFLKAYALADTSLDSESSSYVIQLLEEALKCPSDGLRKGQALNNLGSIYVDCGKLDKAVDCYMSALDIKHTRAHQGLARVYHLKNQRKAAYDEMTKLIEKAQNNASAYEKRSEYCDPEMAKTDLNMATQLDPLRTYPYRYRAAVLMDEQKESEAVEELTKAIAFKPDLQILHLRAAFHESIGDVSSALQDCQAALCMDPNHTDTLDLYNRARD from the exons ATGCAGAAGATTTATTGTCATTTAGATATGCGTGGTCTAAAGCTTTTAGACCGATTCACAAGTACCCAAGTCCACGCTCTCAATCCTACAGACACCTCCAATGGTAAAACCCATGTTGGTGTTTCAAGAGCTAAGCTTAACAGTCACCTGATTAAATCTTTTGGGtcaaattcaaagcccaaaaGTTTCAACTCACTCTCTGTGACTGAAGCTCTTCTGCTGCCTTATGGACTTCCTGCAACTGACCTGCTTGAACCCTCCATAGAGCCTCACCTCAAGCCCACTGAATTTGTTGAAATCTTAGCTGACCTCTATCACCGCTTAGAGAATTGCTCGTCTCAATCTGATAAATCTTTGTTATCTATTGAGCAGTATTCTCTCTTGCGCAATCTTGGTGACCCCAAGCTGCTTCGCCGGTGTCTTCGTGCTGCTCGTCAAAATGCTGTTGATGTAAACTCTAAGGTTGTGCTTTCGGCTTGGTTGAGGTTTGAGAGGAGAGAGGATGAGCTTGTGGGTATGTCAGCTATGGCTTGTAGTGGGCAAGTTCTTGAGTGTCCTAAGGTTGCTTTGGTAAGTGGGTTTGATCCAAATTTGGTTTCTGGTCATTGCCAATGTGATCATGACCCCAGTAAAGCAGTCAATATGCTTATTTTTGAGGGCAATGAGTGTGTGAgtttggaggaggaggaggaggaaagtGATGTTTCATTTTGTATTGGCAATGTAGAAATCAATTGTGCAAGGTGTAAAATTGCATCGCTTTCTAGTCCTTTTGAGGCTATGTTGTATGGATGTTTCAAAGAATCAAAAAAGGGTAAGATTGATTTTTCGGAAAATGGGATATCTGTGAAGGGAATGAGAGCTGTGGAAATGTATAGTAGGACTAGGAGATTGGACTTGTTTAGTCCTGAGATTGTTGTGGAGTTACTTTCTTTTGCAAATAGGTTCTGTTGTGAGGAGATGAAGTCTGCTTGTGATGCTTATTTAGCTTCACTGGTTGATAACATTGATGATGCATTGGTTCTTATTGAGTATGGTTTGGAGGAGATGGCATATCTTCTTGTAGCTGCCTGCTTGCAGGTATTGCTGAGAGGGCTTCCCAGTTCTCTGTATAATCCGAAGGTGATGAAATTTCTTTGTAGCTCCAAGGTCGGGGAGAGATTGGCCATGGCAGGGCATGGATTCTTGTTGTATTATTTTCTAAGCCATGTGGCTATGGAGGAAAGTATGGTATCTAAGACAACTGTGATGCTATTGGAGAGATTGGAAGAATGTACAACCGAGAGGTGGCAGAAAACACTTGTGTTGCATCAATTGGGTTGTGTTTTGCTTGAGAGAAGAGAGTTTAAGGATGCCCAGTTTCGTTTTCTGGCTGCAGCTAAGGCAGGACATGTTTATTCAGTGGCTGGTGTTGCAAGGACCAAATACAAACAGGGGCAGCAGTATTCAGCATATACATTGATGAGCTCTATTATCTCTGAGTATAAACCCGCTGGGTGGATGTACCAGGAACGTGCCCTCTATAACATTGGGAAGGAGAAGATTTTGGATTTGAGCACTGCAACTGAATTAGATCCCACTCTTTTATTTCCATATAAATATAGAGCTGTCGCAAAGGCGGAGGAGAAGCAAATTAGAGCAGCTATTTTGGAGATTGATAGAACTGTTAGGTTTAAGCTCTCACCTGACTGCATTGAATTACGGGCTTGGTTCTTCATCGCACTTGAAGATTATGAAAGTGCTCTCCGAGATATCCGTGTGTTACTAACTTTAGAACCCAATTACATGATGTTTCATGGAAAGGTTAGTGGGGATTACTTGGTTGAGCTTCTCAGCCATCGGGTTAAGCAATTGAGTCAAGCTGATTGCTGGATGCACCTATATGATCAGTGGTCGTCTGTTGATGACATTGGATCTCTGGCAATCATACATCAGATGTTGGGACATAACCCTGGAAAGAGTCTCATTCAGTTTCGGCAATCTTTGCTTCTTTTACG GTTAAATTGTCAGAAGGCTGCAATGCGCAGTTTGCGGTTGGCAAGAAATAATTCTGGATCTGAGCATGAGAGGCTGGTCTATGAAGGATGGATTTTATATGACACTGGAAATCGTGAAGAAGCTCTCTCAAAGGCAGAAAAGTCAATTCACATTCAGAGGTCATTTGAAGCTTTTTTCCTTAAAGCATATGCATTGGCAGATACTAGCCTGGACTCTGAATCATCATCTTATGTTATTCAACTGCTGGAGGAAGCTCTTAAATGTCCTTCAGATGGTCTTCGTAAAGGACAG GCACTAAATAACTTGGGGAGTATATATGTGGATTGTGGTAAGCTGGATAAGGCTGTGGACTGCTACATGAGTGCTCTTGACATCAAACATACAAGAGCTCATCAAGGGTTGGCACGTGTTTATCATCTTAAAAATCAACGAAAAGCCGCATATGATGAGATGACCAAGCtaatagagaaagcacaaaacAATGCATCAGCTTACGAAAAACGGTCAGAGTACTGTGATCCCGAGATGGCAAAGACTGATCTCAATATGGCAACACAATTGGATCCGTTGAGGACATACCCATACAGATACCGGGCAGCAG TTCTGATGGATGAACAAAAGGAGTCTGAAGCTGTAGAAGAGCTTACAAAGGCCATTGCTTTCAAGCCTGACTTGCAAATACTTCATCTTCGAGCTGCATTTCATGAGTCAATTGGAGATGTAAGCTCTGCTCTCCAAGATTGTCAAGCAGCTCTCTGCATGGACCCCAACCACACAGACACTCTTGATTTGTATAATCGGGCACGGGACTGA
- the LOC18772749 gene encoding pentatricopeptide repeat-containing protein At2g30100, chloroplastic, whose amino-acid sequence MASAQGLASLTHSLFAVKRQRFMGLRGFSAQSCGRVFPRICKHQKPNFIVAKSSKVRDFRLFKSVELDQFLTSDDEDEMGEGFFEAIEELERMTREPSDVLEEMNDRLSARELQLVLVYFSQEGRDSWCALEVFEWLRKENRVDKETMDLMVSIMCSWVKKLIQREHDIGDVVDLLVDMDCVGLKPSFSMMEKVISLYWEMGEKEKAVLFVKEVLKRGIVYSEEDDTDGHKGGPTGYLAWKMMVEGNYRDSVKLVIHLRESGLKPEVYSYLIAMTAVVKELNELAKALRKLKGFTRAGLIAEFDTENVGLIEKYQSDLLSDGVQLSNWVIQEGSSSLHGVVHERLLAMYICSGHGLEAERQLWEMKLVGKEADADLYDIVLAICASQKEASAIGRLLTRTEVTSSLRKKKSLSWLLRGYIKGGHFDDAAETVIKMLDLGLCPEFLDRAAVLQGLRKSIQESGGVDTYLKLCKRLSDASLIGPCLVYLFIRKYKLWITKML is encoded by the exons atggcATCTGCTCAAGGGCTTGCTTCGTTGACCCATTCGTTATTTGCAGTTAAACGGCAGCGTTTTATGGGTCTCCGTGGTTTCTCAGCGCAATCCTGTGGTAGGGTTTTTCCTAGAATCTGCAAGCACCAGAAACCCAACTTCATCGTTGCGAAGTCGAGTAAAGTTCGAGACTTTAGGCTGTTCAAATCTGTTGAATTGGACCAGTTCCTGACTAGCGACGACGAGGATGAAATGGGTGAAGGTTTCTTTGAGGCGATTGAAGAATTGGAGCGAATGACAAGGGAACCCTCCGATGTTCTTGAGGAAATGAACGACCGGTTATCGGCCAGAGAGTTACAGCTTGTGTTAGTCTACTTTTCTCAGGAGGGTAGGGACTCATGGTGTGCGCTTGAGGTGTTTGAGTGGCTCCGAAAGGAGAACCGGGTCGATAAGGAGACGATGGATCTTATGGTTTCCATAATGTGTAGTTGGGTCAAGAAATTGATTCAGAGGGAACACGACATTGGGGATGTGGTTGACCTTCTTGTGGACATGGATTGTGTGGGTTTGAAGCCGAGTTTTAGCATGATGGAGAAGGTGATTTCTTTGTATTGGGAGATGGGTGAGAAGGAAAAGGCGGTTCTGTTTGTAAAAGAGGTGTTGAAACGTGGAATTGTGTATTCGGAGGAAGACGATACAGATGGGCATAAAGGAGGGCCAACTGGCTATCTTGCTTGGAAGATGATG GTTGAGGGCAACTATAGGGATTCAGTGAAGTTGGTGATTCATCTAAGAGAATCTGGGTTGAAGCCAGAGGTCTACAGCTACCTCATTGCAATGACAGCTGTGGTTAAGGAACTAAATGAACTTGCTAAAGCTTTGCGCAAGTTGAAGGGTTTTACAAGGGCTGGGCTGATAGCTGAATTTGATACAGAAAATGTTGGGCTTATCGAGAAGTATCAGTCAGATCTTCTATCTGATGGAGTACAGTTGTCCAATTGGGTGATTCAGGAGGGAAGTTCTTCACTCCATGGGGTGGTTCATGAGAGGCTCCTGGCAATGTATATCTGCTCTGGGCATGGACTTGAGGCCGAGAGGCAGTTGTGGGAAATGAAACTTGTTGGTAAAGAGGCTGATGCGGACCTTTATGACATTGTGTTAGCCATCTGTGCTTCCCAAAAGGAGGCCAGTGCTATAGGACGGTTGCTTACGAGAACAGAGGTTACCAGTTCTCTGCGTAAAAAGAAAAGCCTATCATGGTTGCTAAGAGGGTACATTAAAGGGGGACATTTTGATGATGCTGCAGAAACAGTAATAAAAATGCTTGATTTGGGTTTGTGCCCGGAGTTTTTGGACAGGGCAGCTGTGCTGCAAGGGCTAAGGAAAAGCATCCAAGAATCTGGTGGTGTAGATACTTACCTCAAACTTTGCAAGCGCCTCTCAGATGCCAGTTTGATCGGACCTTGTCTTGTATATCTGTTCATAAGGAAATATAAGCTTTGGATCACAAAAATGCTTTAA
- the LOC18773060 gene encoding probable phytol kinase 3, chloroplastic, with product MHSCRALDPIGIGTPCSFPCHVGHRPRPSSTFGLGFLLLSPKSISDITSYSLLAGTLRYPLTTTTIKHRIRRHQVTSAPATMLPQNPVVADICATFIAGGVALFFLLLWEETAKRGFFDQKLNRKFVHVSIGLVFMLCWPLFSSGLQGAFLASLTPGINIFRMLLLGLGIWKDEATVKSISRSGDYRELLKGPLYYATTITLACIIYWRTSPIAIALICNLCAGDGLADIVGRRFGTRKIPYNRNKSIVGSVAMASAGFLTSIGYMHYFSRFGFVQESWDMVLGFLVVSLASALVESLPISTDVDDNLTVPLTSILVGGLVF from the exons ATGCACTCTTGCCGCGCCTTAGATCCAATAGGCATAGGCACACCATGTTCGTTTCCGTGCCATGTAGGACACCGACCACGACCGTCTTCTACCTTTGGActtggttttcttcttctcagtCCCAAATCAATCTCAGACATTACCTCCTACTCTCTTCTCGCTGGCACACTCAGATACCCACTAACAACAACCACCATCAAGCATCGGATTCGTCGCCACCAAGTCACGTCAGCTCCCGCCACTATGCTTCCTCAAAACCCGGTCGTCGCTGATATTTGCGCCACCTTCATTGCCGGTGGTGTTGCTCTGTTCTTCCTTTTGTTGTGGGAAGAGACCGCCAAACGTGGGTTCTTCGACCAG aAACTCAATAGAAAGTTTGTGCATGTAAGCATTGGCCTAGTTTTCATGCTTTGCTGGCCGCTATTCAG TTCTGGCCTTCAAGGAGCATTTTTAGCATCTCTTACTCCAGGCATCAATATTTTCCGTATGCTTCTATTGGGACTCGGTATATGGAAAGATGAAGCAACAGTGAAATCAATAAGCAGATCTGGAGACTACAG GGAACTTCTTAAGGGGCCACTGTACTATGCCACGACAATAACTTTGGCTTGTATAATCTATTGGAGAACTTCCCCCATTGCAATTGCTCTTATATGCAATCTGTGTGCTGGAGATG GTTTAGCAGACATTGTTGGTAGGCGTTTTGGTACTCGGAAAATTCCATACAACAGAAACAAATCCATAGTTGGTAGTGTTGCAATGGCATCTGCTGGTTTTTTAACATCTATCGG GTATATGCACTATTTCTCCAGATTTGGATTTGTTCAGGAGAGTTGGGATatggttttgggtttcttgGTTGTGTCTCTTGCCTCAGCACTGGTAGAATCACTCCCGATAAGCACTGACGTTGATGACAACCTAACAGTTCCACTTACTTCTATATTAGTCGGCGGTTTGGTTTTCTGA
- the LOC18775548 gene encoding uncharacterized protein LOC18775548: protein MTKKPTSTATWALHKLLSMSPAMAPNQDQEQDGIPFLSDRHFALHGEVMMVVVVVLFAAFILCLAVLPCLKRAKSPQLRLNSVDEEDSAVVAKPFNCFSLWLKKKRTDDVGAQENGAAELPLTSSSS from the coding sequence ATGACGAAGAAACCGACATCAACAGCAACATGGGCACTTCACAAATTGCTTAGCATGTCACCTGCCATGGCTCCCAACCAAGACCAAGAACAAGATGGGATTCCCTTCTTGAGTGATAGGCACTTTGCCTTGCATGGGGAGGTCATGATGGTTGTTGTGGTTGTTCTCTTTGCTGCTTTCATTCTCTGCCTTGCTGTGCTTCCATGTCTCAAGCGAGCTAAGAGTCCTCAACTGCGATTGAATTCAGTTGATGAAGAAGACTCTGCTGTTGTTGCGAAGCCATTCAATTGTTTCTCACTGtggttgaagaaaaagaggacaGATGATGTTGGTGCACAGGAAAATGGTGCAGCAGAGTTGCCATTGACGTCTTCTAGTTCATAA